A window of the Streptomyces finlayi genome harbors these coding sequences:
- a CDS encoding nucleotide pyrophosphohydrolase has translation MTELDVAGLQRRLAAFAAARDWEQYHTPKNLVAALSVEASELVEIFQWLTPEQSARVMENAETAHRVADEVADVLAYLLQFCEVLGIDPLAALTAKIDRNEVRFPVVERPEPDRGHSSE, from the coding sequence GTGACGGAACTCGATGTGGCGGGACTTCAGCGGCGGCTGGCGGCGTTCGCCGCGGCACGGGACTGGGAGCAGTACCACACCCCTAAGAATCTGGTGGCGGCGCTGAGTGTCGAGGCGTCCGAACTGGTCGAGATCTTCCAGTGGCTGACGCCGGAACAGTCGGCGCGGGTGATGGAGAACGCGGAGACGGCGCATCGCGTCGCCGACGAGGTCGCGGACGTGCTCGCGTATCTCCTGCAGTTCTGCGAGGTGCTGGGGATCGATCCGCTGGCCGCCCTGACGGCCAAGATCGACAGGAACGAGGTGCGCTTCCCGGTCGTGGAGCGCCCGGAACCCGACCGTGGTCACTCTTCGGAGTGA
- a CDS encoding cell division protein SepF gives MSRYDRYDRYDATDEQWEGLAQVVPLRGRNEWPSRVDHRAVPEEPVAEQRRLVVLRVQVFADAREVAEYLVAQIPVLLDLTAAETDVAKRILDFSSGVVFGLGSAMHRVDRNVFLLAPVGMEVEGVAAAGVPHA, from the coding sequence GTGAGCAGGTACGACAGGTACGACAGGTACGACGCCACCGACGAACAGTGGGAAGGGCTCGCCCAGGTCGTACCCCTGCGCGGCCGCAACGAGTGGCCTTCGAGGGTCGACCACCGCGCGGTCCCGGAGGAGCCGGTGGCCGAGCAGCGGCGGCTGGTCGTGCTGCGGGTCCAGGTGTTCGCGGACGCCCGCGAAGTCGCGGAGTACCTCGTCGCGCAGATTCCGGTGCTGCTGGATCTGACCGCGGCGGAGACCGATGTGGCCAAGCGCATCCTCGACTTCAGCAGCGGTGTGGTCTTCGGGCTCGGCAGTGCCATGCACCGCGTCGACCGCAATGTGTTCCTGCTGGCCCCGGTCGGCATGGAGGTCGAGGGAGTCGCGGCGGCGGGCGTTCCGCACGCGTAG
- a CDS encoding DeoR/GlpR family DNA-binding transcription regulator: MARDARWDALLELVGKNGRVEVEDAAAALDVSAATIRRDLDQLAEQHLLTRTRGGAVAHGVSYELALRYKTGRHAPEKQAIGRAASELVAVGEVVGLTGGTTITEVARALALRPDIVGETGASAGGQPTLTVVTNALNIANELVIRPQIKLVVTGGVARPQSYELTGPLASGVMGEITLDIAVLGVNAIDIERGAYVHHEGEASINRLLAERAQRVVVAADSSKIGKRAFARVCDLGQVDVLVTDSGITPEATARFAEAGVAVIAV; encoded by the coding sequence GTGGCCAGGGACGCCCGGTGGGACGCATTGCTGGAACTGGTCGGAAAGAACGGCCGGGTCGAGGTCGAGGACGCCGCGGCGGCCCTGGACGTTTCGGCGGCGACGATCCGCCGCGATCTCGACCAGCTCGCCGAGCAGCACCTGCTCACCCGGACCCGCGGCGGAGCAGTCGCCCATGGTGTCTCGTACGAACTGGCTCTCCGCTACAAGACGGGCCGGCACGCGCCGGAGAAGCAGGCCATCGGCCGCGCCGCCTCCGAACTGGTGGCCGTGGGTGAGGTGGTGGGCCTGACCGGCGGCACCACGATCACCGAGGTGGCCAGGGCGCTGGCCCTGCGCCCTGACATCGTGGGCGAGACGGGGGCGTCGGCGGGCGGCCAGCCCACGCTGACCGTCGTGACCAACGCGCTGAACATCGCCAACGAACTCGTGATCCGGCCGCAGATCAAGCTGGTCGTGACCGGCGGGGTCGCCCGGCCGCAGTCGTACGAGCTGACGGGTCCGCTGGCCAGTGGTGTGATGGGCGAGATCACGCTGGACATCGCGGTCCTGGGTGTCAACGCGATCGACATCGAGCGCGGGGCGTACGTCCATCACGAGGGCGAGGCCAGCATCAACAGGCTCCTGGCCGAGCGGGCGCAGCGTGTGGTCGTCGCCGCGGACTCCTCGAAGATCGGCAAGCGGGCCTTCGCCCGCGTCTGTGATCTCGGGCAGGTCGATGTGCTGGTGACCGACTCCGGTATCACCCCGGAGGCGACGGCACGCTTCGCCGAGGCGGGAGTCGCCGTCATCGCGGTCTGA
- a CDS encoding SIS domain-containing protein, whose protein sequence is MSFAASETASQPACWRRAAELAGDRADALPATGERIAVVGCGTSFYMAQAYASLREDAGLGESHAFAASEFPSGRRYDRVVALTRSGTTTEVLELLTGLSGTTRTVALTADPATPVMTAADDVVVLDFADEQSVVQTRFATTVLTLLRAHLGLHTEQAVRDAETALADPLPEGLLDCAQFTFLGRGWTVGLANEAALKMKEASLSWTESYPAMEYRHGPISISTTGTATWMFGPAPEGLAQQVLDTGARWIDSGLDPLADLVRVQRLAIARALAGGLDPDLPRHLTRSVVLSRS, encoded by the coding sequence GTGTCCTTTGCAGCGAGCGAGACAGCCAGCCAGCCCGCGTGCTGGCGCCGCGCCGCGGAGCTGGCGGGTGACCGGGCGGACGCCCTGCCCGCCACCGGCGAACGCATCGCGGTCGTCGGCTGCGGCACCTCCTTCTACATGGCGCAGGCCTACGCCTCGCTCCGCGAGGACGCCGGGCTGGGCGAGAGCCACGCCTTCGCCGCTTCCGAGTTCCCCTCCGGGCGCAGGTACGACCGTGTCGTGGCGCTGACCCGCTCGGGTACGACGACCGAGGTACTGGAACTGCTCACCGGGCTCAGCGGCACCACGCGCACCGTCGCCCTCACGGCGGACCCGGCCACGCCGGTCATGACGGCCGCCGACGACGTCGTCGTACTGGACTTCGCCGACGAACAGTCCGTCGTGCAGACCCGGTTCGCGACCACCGTGCTCACCCTGCTCCGCGCCCACCTCGGGCTGCACACGGAGCAGGCGGTACGGGACGCCGAGACGGCGCTCGCCGATCCGCTGCCCGAAGGGCTCCTGGACTGCGCGCAGTTCACGTTCCTGGGCCGGGGCTGGACGGTGGGCCTCGCCAACGAGGCGGCGCTCAAGATGAAGGAGGCGTCCCTGTCCTGGACGGAGTCGTACCCGGCGATGGAGTACCGCCACGGACCCATCAGCATCTCCACCACGGGGACCGCCACCTGGATGTTCGGGCCGGCTCCGGAAGGTCTGGCACAGCAGGTGCTCGACACCGGCGCCCGCTGGATCGACAGTGGCCTCGACCCGCTGGCCGACCTCGTGCGTGTCCAGCGACTGGCGATCGCCCGGGCACTCGCGGGCGGCCTGGACCCGGATCTCCCGCGGCACCTGACGCGCTCGGTGGTCCTCAGCAGGAGCTGA